The Cucumis melo cultivar AY chromosome 5, USDA_Cmelo_AY_1.0, whole genome shotgun sequence genome has a segment encoding these proteins:
- the LOC103496956 gene encoding cytochrome P450 714C2-like, with product MAAMILLSVIAVIFFFLFLHLFELLFLKPERLRSKLRRQGIDGPSPSFLLGNIPEIKTIRSLKSFGEEEGSIAHGWSSNLLSHLEHWRNRYGRNFVYSSGTVQMLCITDVEMVKEIGMSTTLSLGKPAHFSKDRGPLLGLGILASSGPLWVHQRKTIAPPLYLDKVKDMTNLMVESVNSMVKSWETIIENGGGESEINVDGYFRAMSADIISKACFGSNFNEGKEIFQKLRALQIIMSKASIGIPGFRYLPTKNNRQIWKLEKEVELMVLDVVNKRIEQCSNEKDLLQIIIEGGKCLNEDGNSLKISRDKFIVDNCKNIYFAGHETTSITTSWCLMLLAIHQDWQARVRSEVLECCQDRALDVETIKNMKTLTMVIQETLRLYPPGVFITREALEDIRFKNIVIPKGVNLQIPISLLHHSVDIWGPNALLFDPQRFSNGILKACKNPHAYIPFGVGPHICAGQHLAMVELKVIVSLIVSKFEFSLSPAYKHSPFFSLVVEPRNGVILNLRKL from the exons ATGGCGGCAATGATACTACTCTCTGTAATAGCCgttattttcttcttcctttttcttcacCTCTTCGAATTGCTATTCTTGAAACCGGAAAGACTACGATCGAAGCTCCGTCGACAAGGAATCGACGGTCCTTCCCCTTCTTTTCTCCTCGGAAACATACCGGAAATTAAGACCATTAGAAGCTTAAAATCATTTGGTGAAGAAGAGGGTTCGATTGCTCATGGTTGGTCTTCCAATCTGCTTTCCCATTTGGAGCACTGGCGGAATCGATACG GAAGAAACTTTGTGTATTCGAGCGGGACGGTTCAAATGTTGTGCATAACGGACGTTGAGATGGTGAAGGAAATTGGTATGTCAACGACGTTAAGTTTGGGAAAGCCTGCCCACTTTTCAAAGGATCGTGGGCCGTTATTGGGCCTCGGCATTTTGGCATCAAGTGGCCCACTTTGGGTCCACCAAAGGAAGACTATTGCTCCTCCACTCTATCTTGATAAAGTCAAG GACATGACAAATCTTATGGTGGAATCTGTAAACTCCATGGTAAAATCATGGGAAACCATAATTGAAAATGGTGGAGGAGAATCAGAAATCAACGTGGATGGATATTTTAGAGCCATGTCTGCCGATATTATCTCGAAAGCTTGTTTCGGAAGTAATTTTAATGAAGGGAAAGAGATATTTCAAAAACTCAGAGCTCTTCAAATTATCATGTCCAAAGCAAGCATTGGTATTCCAGGATTCAG GTACCTCCCCACCAAAAACAATAGACAAATATGGAAGCTTGAAAAGGAAGTAGAATTGATGGTTTTGGATGTGGTAAACAAACGAATCGAGCAGTGTTCGAATGAAAAAGACCTGTTGCAGATAATTATCGAGGGTGGGAAATGTCTTAATGAAGACGGTAACTCGTTGAAGATATCTAGAGACAAGTTCATTGTTGATAACTGTAAAAACATATACTTTGCTGGCCACGAGACAACATCAATAACAACATCATGGTGCTTGATGTTATTAGCAATACACCAAGATTGGCAAGCACGTGTTCGTTCTGAGGTGCTTGAATGCTGTCAAGATCGTGCTCTTGATGTTGAGACCATTAAGAACATGAAAACG TTGACAATGGTGATCCAAGAGACACTTAGGTTGTACCCACCAGGAGTTTTTATCACAAGAGAAGCACTGGAAGACATAAGATTCAAAAACATCGTGATTCCAAAAGGGGTGAATCTTCAAATTCCAATCTCATTGCTACATCATAGCGTTGATATCTGGGGCCCGAATGCACTCTTGTTCGATCCCCAGAGGTTCAGTAATGGCATCCTCAAAGCTTGCAAGAATCCACATGCTTACATACCGTTTGGGGTCGGGCCTCACATATGCGCGGGTCAACATCTTGCAATGGTAGAGCTAAAAGTGATTGTGAGCCTTATTGTGTCAAAATTTGAATTCTCTCTTTCACCGGCTTATAAGCATTCCCCTTTCTTCAGCTTGGTTGTGGAGCCTAGAAATGGAGTTATTCTCAATCTAAGGAAGCTTTGA